From the genome of Eublepharis macularius isolate TG4126 chromosome 12, MPM_Emac_v1.0, whole genome shotgun sequence, one region includes:
- the LOC129339367 gene encoding olfactory receptor 14A16-like encodes MENQSTVTEFLLMGFADDREGQILHFVIFLSIYVTALSVNILIITVVPLNHQLHTPMYFFLVNLSFSDICLISVTVPKSMSNSLTNNKLISFYGCATQIFCVMTFAVAELFLLSIMAYDRYVAICHPLRYKLIMNWDVCAQMAAASWVIGVMHGVLHTGVTFRLSFCGSNIVEQFFCDMPQLLKISCSDTKMNQDLILVNGSVVNAFVFVFIFVSYGYIFSTVLKIPSVQGRYKAFFTCTPHLMVFSLFIITAVFSNLRPKALSTPTVDLISAVMYCVLPPALNPIIYSIRNKDIQEAVGKIPHKIKNLIGC; translated from the coding sequence ATGGAAAATCAGTCTACTGTGACAGAGTTTCTTCTGATGGGATTTGCTGATGATCGTGAGGGGCAAATTTTGCATTTTGTGATATTCCTCTCCATTTATGTGACAGCCCTGTCTGTGAATATTCTCATAATCACAGTTGTTCCCCTTAATCACCAGCTTCACACTCCCATGTACTTTTTTTTGGTGAATTTATCATTCTCAGATATATGTCTTATTTCTGTCACTGTCCCCAAATCCATGTCCAATTCCTTAACAAACAACAAACTGATCTCTTTCTATGGATGTGCAACTCAGATTTTCTGTGTCATGACCTTTGCAGTGGCTGAGTTATTCCTTCTCTCCATCATGGCTTATGACCGCTATGTAGCAATCTGCCATCCTCTACGGTACAAATTAATCATGAATTGGGATGTCTGTGCTCAGATGGCTGCTGCTTCCTGGGTCATCGGTGTAATGCATGGAGTGTTACACACAGGTGTCACATTTAGGTTAAGCTTCTGTGGATCCAATATTGTTGAGCAGTTTTTCTGTGATATGCCTCAGCTACTAAAGATCTCTTGTTCAGATACAAAAATGAATCAAGACCTGATATTAGTAAATGGGAGTGTTGTGAATGCCTTTGTGTTTGTATTCATCTTTGTTTCCTATGGCTACATCTTCTCCACTGTATTGAAGATTCCATCTGTTCAGGGCAGATATAAAGCCTTCTTTACCTGCACTCCTCACTTGATGGTCTTTTCTTTATTTATCATCACAGCTGTGTTTTCCAACCTGAGGCCTAAAGCACTTTCCACTCCAACTGTAGACTTGATCTCTGCTGTTATGTATTGTGTTTTACCACCAGCACTGAATCCTATAATTTATAGCATCAGGAATAAAGATATCCAAGAGGCTGTGGGGAAAATACCTCATAAAATTAAAAATCTAATAGGATGTTAA
- the LOC129339368 gene encoding olfactory receptor 14C36-like, producing the protein MDLAEQVKVLKISKLELQEECQKQQINYEEKTPHEMTVILIIIGKPIGVAIAECSNQWIKAWLRELEVEKFFRGLTEASRQEDMEGQKGTKSSKYTEEKLHLGRETIEKRVFFSKEMANQTTVTQFFLMAFSDLPELQILHLVVFLSIYLTTLLGNVLLILAVAQNPKLHSPMYFFLVNLSLSDVCYISAIVPKSMAISLTSNTLISFSGCATQVFLFAFCATAELTFLSVMAYDRYVAICHPLQYTMIMNWNACFQMAVASWIASIINSGVQTANTFTLCFCGSTVTQFFCDVPQLLMLSCTDTTANIWCIVGFTLTLGLFCFSLIFFSYVFIFSTVFKIRSAQARYKTFSTCTPHLTVFSLFFFTAVFSYFKPQSLSSPLLNQVAAVLYTVLPPLMNPIIYSLRNRDIQVTIQKILKKLFSSHLMI; encoded by the exons ATGGATTTAGCTGAGCAAGTGAAAGTGCTGAAGATATCAAAGCTAGAGCTGCAGGAAGAATGCCAGAAGCAGCAGATAAATTATGAGGAAAAGACCCCACATGAGATGACAGTTATCCTGATAATTATTGGCAAACCAATAGGGGTGGCCATTGCTGAGTGCTCAAACCAGTGGATCAAGGCTTGGCTCAGGGAGCTAGAGGTGGAGAAGTT TTTCAGAGGACTGACGGAGGCCAGTAGGCAGGAAGACATGGAAGGGCAGAAAGGCACAAAATCATCCAAGTATACAGAGGAGAAATTGCATCTGGGACGAGAAACCATTGAGAAAAG GGTGTTCTTCAGTAAAGAAATGGCAAATCAAACCACTGTCACCCAGTTTTTCCTGATGGCATTTTCTGACCTCCCAGAGCTCCAGATTTTACATTTGGTGGtgtttctttccatttacttgacAACCCTGTTGGGGAACGTCCTTCTCATCCTGGCTGTAGCCCAGAATCCTAAGCTTCATAGCCCCATGTATTTCTTCTTGGTCAACTTATCTTTATCAGATGTTTGTTATATCTCTGCCATCGTCCCCAAGTCCATGGCCATTTCTTTGACAAGCAATACACTGATATCTTTCTCTGGCTGTGCCACCCAAGTGTTTTTATTTGCCTTCTGTGCAACTGCTGAGCTGACTTTTCTGTCTGTCATGGCTTATGACCGCTATGTGGCAATCTGTCATCCTCTGCAATACACAATGATCATGAACTGGAATGCCTGCTTCCAAATGGCTGTTGCTTCTTGGATTGCCAGCATAATAAATTCTGGGGTGCAAACTGCAAACACTTTTACATTATGCTTTTGCGGGTCTACAGTTACACAATTTTTCTGTGATGTGCCCCAATTATTAATGCTTTCTTGCACTGATACAACAGCCAATATATGGTGTATAGTGGGTTTTACACTTACTCTGGGATTATTTTgcttctctttaatatttttttcttatgtCTTCATCTTCTCTACAGTGTTTAAGATTCGTTCAGCTCAAGCCAGGTACAAAACGTTTTCCACCTGTACTCCACACCTGACTGTATTTAGTTTGTTCTTTTTTACTGCTGTGTTTTCTTATTTTAAACCCCAGTCCTTATCATCACCATTATTGAATCAGGTAGCTGCTGTTCTGTACACTGTTTTGCCACCGCTCATGAATCCCATCATTTATAGCCTGAGAAACAGAGACATCCAAGTGACCATTCAGAAAATATTAAAGAAACTGTTCAGTTCTCACTTGATGATCTGA